In Tenacibaculum pacificus, a single window of DNA contains:
- a CDS encoding metal ABC transporter solute-binding protein, Zn/Mn family → MKKIMILLVVLIAVSCKTTEKKQNGKLNVVTTTTMITDLVKNIGGDKIEINGLMGAGVDPHLYKASEGDVSKLFNADIVIYNGLHLEGKLEEVFEKMQHQNKKTIVISDVIDKKNLIGSELFASNYDPHIWFDITNWTKMTSYVADKLAQIDVENASFYKENAKIYLEKLEELNKQVATKINELPQEKRILVTAHDAFNYFGRQHKFNVVGLQGLSTATEAGVQDVQKLAKFIIDKKVKAIFVESSVPKRTIEALQAAVKSKNQEVVIGGTLYSDALGSAGTIEGTYIGMYNANVNTIVNALK, encoded by the coding sequence ATGAAAAAAATAATGATATTACTTGTTGTTTTAATTGCAGTAAGCTGTAAAACAACAGAAAAAAAACAAAATGGTAAATTAAACGTAGTTACAACAACGACTATGATTACTGATTTGGTTAAAAATATAGGTGGAGATAAAATTGAAATAAATGGATTAATGGGCGCAGGAGTTGATCCGCATTTATACAAAGCTAGTGAAGGAGATGTATCTAAGTTATTCAATGCTGATATTGTTATCTATAATGGATTACATTTAGAAGGAAAGTTAGAAGAGGTATTTGAAAAAATGCAACATCAAAATAAAAAAACAATCGTTATTTCTGATGTTATTGATAAAAAAAACTTGATTGGTTCAGAATTATTTGCTTCAAATTACGATCCGCATATTTGGTTTGATATTACTAATTGGACAAAAATGACTTCTTATGTTGCTGATAAATTAGCTCAAATAGATGTTGAAAATGCATCATTCTATAAAGAAAATGCAAAAATATATCTAGAAAAATTAGAAGAATTAAACAAGCAAGTAGCAACTAAAATAAATGAATTACCTCAAGAAAAAAGAATATTAGTAACTGCACACGATGCTTTTAATTACTTCGGAAGACAACACAAATTTAATGTTGTTGGTTTACAAGGTTTATCAACAGCTACGGAGGCAGGTGTTCAGGATGTTCAAAAATTGGCAAAGTTTATTATTGATAAGAAAGTGAAAGCAATTTTTGTAGAAAGTTCAGTTCCTAAACGAACTATTGAAGCTTTACAGGCTGCTGTAAAATCGAAAAATCAAGAAGTTGTTATTGGCGGAACTTTATATTCTGATGCTTTAGGAAGTGCAGGAACTATCGAAGGAACGTATATTGGAATGTACAACGCAAATGTAAATACGATTGTAAACGCCTTAAAATAA
- a CDS encoding metal ABC transporter permease gives MDLQEYLKLVFSDYTLRTITIGTAILGAICGMLGSFAVLRKQSLLGDAISHASLPGIAIAFLITGTKDTNVLLIGALISGLIGAFWIRSIVKNTHLKTDTALGLILSIFFGFGMLLLTFIQKQPNANQSGLDKFLFGQAATLLIEDVWFMAIVTAICLAVLLLFWKEFKLLLFDVDYAKTLGFNIKFIDALITSFIVLAIVLGLQTVGVVLMSAMLLAPAAAARQWTNSLSTMVVLAAIFGSVAGVVGTGISASQANLSTGPVIVLVAAVFVVFSFIFSPSRGLLFSQIRFLKNRRDLQLHKTLSFMFDLVKTHEDKSHPHAIKILNNFQGYTKGTLKKLEEKKYIKLSGRMWSMTEEGYQFAGNLYNQNIEK, from the coding sequence ATGGATTTACAAGAATACTTAAAACTCGTTTTTTCAGATTATACACTTCGAACTATTACTATTGGAACGGCTATTTTAGGCGCTATTTGTGGAATGTTAGGAAGTTTTGCCGTATTAAGAAAACAAAGTTTACTCGGCGATGCTATTTCACACGCTTCACTTCCAGGAATTGCGATTGCATTTTTAATTACAGGTACAAAAGATACGAATGTGTTATTGATTGGTGCATTAATTAGTGGATTAATCGGTGCTTTTTGGATACGTAGTATTGTAAAAAATACCCATTTAAAAACTGATACTGCTTTAGGATTGATTCTTTCTATTTTTTTCGGATTTGGAATGTTACTTTTAACCTTTATACAGAAACAACCGAATGCAAATCAGTCTGGATTAGATAAGTTTTTATTCGGTCAGGCAGCAACATTATTAATTGAAGATGTATGGTTTATGGCAATTGTAACGGCTATTTGTTTGGCGGTATTATTGCTTTTTTGGAAAGAATTTAAACTTTTATTATTTGATGTCGATTATGCAAAAACCTTAGGTTTTAATATCAAATTTATTGATGCTTTAATTACTAGTTTTATTGTGTTGGCAATTGTTTTAGGATTACAAACTGTTGGTGTTGTTTTGATGAGTGCGATGTTATTAGCACCAGCAGCGGCAGCCCGTCAATGGACAAATAGTTTAAGTACAATGGTTGTTTTAGCGGCAATTTTTGGTTCGGTTGCTGGTGTGGTAGGAACAGGAATTAGTGCAAGTCAAGCAAATTTATCGACAGGACCTGTAATTGTGTTAGTTGCAGCTGTGTTTGTGGTATTTTCTTTTATTTTTTCGCCATCAAGAGGTTTGCTTTTTAGTCAGATACGTTTTTTAAAAAATCGTAGAGATTTACAATTACATAAAACTTTATCTTTTATGTTTGACCTTGTTAAAACACATGAAGATAAATCACATCCACATGCTATAAAAATTTTAAATAATTTTCAAGGATACACAAAAGGAACTTTAAAAAAGTTAGAAGAAAAAAAATATATCAAATTATCAGGCAGAATGTGGTCAATGACCGAAGAAGGATATCAATTTGCAGGTAATTTATACAATCAAAATATAGAAAAATAA
- a CDS encoding metal-dependent transcriptional regulator, whose translation MFSQSEENYIKTIYHLGLLSDKGISTNAIANMLATKASSVTDMIKKLSDKEVVIYKKYQGVTLTDFGKKTAVNIIRKHRLWEVFLVEKLNFSWDEVHDVAEQLEHIKSPKLIDELDLFLGYPKTDPHGDPIPDKEGNLPQIQKSLLSTLEKNQKGLCVGVNDTSSEFLRFLDKQEIALGQHIEVLDKEPFDDSFLVMINDKKMTISNKVANNIYIQKN comes from the coding sequence ATGTTTAGTCAATCAGAAGAAAACTATATTAAAACAATTTATCATTTAGGATTATTATCTGATAAAGGAATTTCGACAAATGCTATTGCAAATATGTTAGCGACTAAAGCTTCTTCGGTAACAGATATGATTAAAAAATTATCAGATAAAGAAGTTGTTATCTATAAAAAATATCAAGGAGTTACTTTAACTGATTTTGGTAAAAAAACAGCAGTAAATATTATTAGAAAACATCGTTTATGGGAAGTTTTTTTAGTTGAAAAACTTAATTTTTCTTGGGATGAGGTACATGATGTTGCTGAACAATTGGAGCATATAAAATCGCCAAAATTAATTGATGAATTAGATTTGTTCTTAGGATATCCTAAAACAGACCCACACGGTGACCCTATTCCTGATAAAGAAGGAAATTTACCACAGATTCAAAAAAGTTTATTATCTACATTAGAAAAAAATCAAAAAGGACTTTGTGTTGGTGTTAATGATACTTCTTCTGAGTTTTTACGCTTTTTAGATAAACAAGAAATTGCATTAGGACAACATATAGAAGTGTTAGATAAAGAACCTTTTGATGATTCTTTTTTAGTAATGATAAATGATAAAAAAATGACCATTTCAAATAAAGTTGCCAATAATATTTATATCCAAAAAAATTAA
- a CDS encoding metal ABC transporter ATP-binding protein: protein MSEIKYAVTVDDLTVAYNYKPVLWDIDLAIPEGVLMAIVGPNGAGKSTLIKSILGIIKPIAGSVSIFGKSYEKQRKLVAYVPQKGSVDWDFPTTALDVVLMGTYGSLGWIKRPGRTQKKTALEALEKVEMLAFKSRQISQLSGGQQQRVFLARALAQEAAIYFMDEPFQGVDATTEITIINILKELRKAGKTVIVVHHDLQTVPEYFDWVTFLNVKKIATGPVKEIFNDDNLTKTYGINYKVSVQQ from the coding sequence ATGAGTGAAATAAAATACGCAGTAACTGTTGATGATTTAACAGTTGCTTATAATTATAAACCCGTACTTTGGGATATTGATTTAGCCATACCTGAAGGTGTTTTAATGGCAATCGTTGGACCAAATGGTGCAGGGAAATCTACGTTGATAAAATCTATTTTAGGTATTATAAAACCGATTGCAGGAAGTGTTTCTATCTTTGGGAAATCATATGAAAAACAACGAAAGTTAGTTGCTTATGTTCCGCAAAAAGGAAGTGTAGATTGGGATTTCCCGACCACAGCTTTAGATGTTGTGTTAATGGGAACTTACGGAAGTTTAGGCTGGATTAAAAGACCTGGAAGAACTCAGAAAAAAACAGCTTTAGAAGCGCTTGAAAAAGTAGAAATGTTGGCTTTTAAAAGTCGTCAAATTTCTCAACTTTCAGGAGGACAACAACAGCGTGTTTTTTTGGCAAGAGCTTTGGCACAAGAAGCTGCCATTTATTTTATGGATGAACCTTTTCAAGGAGTTGATGCAACTACTGAAATTACCATCATAAATATTTTAAAAGAACTTCGAAAAGCAGGAAAAACTGTAATTGTAGTACATCACGATTTACAAACTGTACCCGAATACTTCGATTGGGTAACTTTTTTAAATGTCAAAAAAATAGCCACAGGTCCTGTTAAAGAAATTTTTAATGATGATAATTTAACCAAAACTTACGGAATTAATTATAAAGTAAGTGTACAACAATAA
- a CDS encoding TonB-dependent receptor — MKKIILVTFLLIATFSKAQTITGKVTTSKGVILPFANILVKNTNIGVTADENGAFILENINKKKVTLITSSIGFISSQKRINISKEKVNTINFSLIEHAELLDQITVTGTRTDRRSTKNPVIVNVINSQTLADVQACNLSEGLKFQTGLRVETDCQTCNYTQLRMNGLSGGYSQILINGRPIFSPLTGLYGLEQIPTNMIDRIEVVRGGGSALYGSSAIGGTVNVITNIPKKDNYSIGYTYQNFKGASDHIIAGNATVVNEDKNAGISFFINNRTREVYDHNGDNYSELPELKNNSFGANLFFLPTDNQKIEINFSKMNEYRYGGEMIENAPHFALQSEERTHDVYVANIDYQINFNEDKSSLITYFASQYTGRDHYTGIRPGTKDAADTEHLANPPYGNSETTTFQGGLQFNHKLEDFLKGNNVLTIGSEFVQDDVFDEISAYKYVVDQITQNYGFFFQSDWEINDKWNLLTGIRYDHHKLDALKKDGNRKFIINNVASPRVSLLFKPFENGQLRATWGTGFRAPQAFDTDLHMAFAGGGISRVQLADDLKRERSNSYTVSFNYDKPTEHYIYGFTLESFYTELNDAFYLEGIGEDKYGEIFEKRNGDGAVVNGITLEGRLNYDGIIQFDAGVTYQSSKYNTAVKNSDTLDTKKEFLRTPTTYGYATATYTPNQKFKTALNLVYTGKMDVLHLASTDNLSDDEYFKSPTFFNVGIKTSYVLQLEKLKTNIEIFAGIKNIFDAYQTSFDIGKERDSNFIYGPAAPRTYTLGFKIFN; from the coding sequence ATGAAAAAAATAATTTTAGTTACATTTTTACTAATCGCAACTTTTAGTAAAGCACAAACTATTACAGGAAAAGTAACCACTTCTAAAGGAGTAATACTACCGTTTGCTAATATCTTAGTTAAAAACACCAATATTGGAGTAACAGCTGATGAAAATGGAGCTTTTATTTTAGAAAATATAAATAAGAAAAAAGTTACGTTAATTACTTCTTCTATCGGGTTTATATCTTCTCAAAAAAGAATAAATATATCAAAAGAAAAAGTAAATACTATTAATTTCTCCCTAATTGAGCATGCCGAATTATTAGATCAAATTACGGTAACAGGAACACGAACCGACAGACGAAGTACTAAAAATCCTGTGATTGTTAACGTAATTAACAGCCAAACTTTAGCCGATGTACAAGCCTGTAATTTATCAGAAGGATTAAAATTCCAGACAGGTTTACGTGTTGAAACTGATTGCCAAACTTGTAATTATACTCAATTACGAATGAACGGTTTATCTGGAGGATATTCGCAAATATTAATTAATGGTCGTCCGATTTTTAGTCCGCTAACAGGTTTGTATGGTTTGGAGCAAATTCCTACCAATATGATTGATAGAATTGAAGTAGTTCGTGGTGGTGGCTCTGCATTGTACGGCTCAAGTGCTATTGGTGGTACTGTAAATGTGATTACAAATATTCCTAAAAAAGATAATTATAGTATTGGATATACATATCAAAATTTTAAAGGAGCTTCTGATCATATAATTGCAGGAAATGCAACGGTTGTAAATGAAGATAAAAATGCAGGAATTTCTTTTTTCATCAATAATAGAACTCGTGAAGTTTACGATCATAATGGTGATAATTATTCAGAACTTCCTGAATTAAAAAATAACTCGTTTGGTGCTAATTTATTTTTCTTACCTACGGATAATCAGAAAATTGAAATTAATTTCAGTAAAATGAACGAATATCGTTATGGTGGTGAAATGATTGAAAATGCCCCTCATTTTGCCTTACAATCCGAAGAAAGAACCCACGATGTTTATGTAGCAAATATCGATTATCAAATTAATTTTAATGAAGATAAAAGTTCATTAATTACCTATTTTGCTTCTCAATATACAGGAAGAGATCATTATACAGGAATCCGTCCAGGAACTAAGGATGCCGCAGATACGGAACATTTGGCAAATCCACCATACGGAAATTCTGAAACGACTACTTTTCAAGGAGGGCTTCAATTTAATCATAAACTAGAAGATTTCTTAAAAGGAAATAATGTATTAACTATTGGTTCTGAATTTGTACAAGATGATGTTTTTGATGAAATTTCAGCATATAAATATGTAGTTGATCAAATTACTCAAAATTATGGTTTCTTCTTTCAAAGTGATTGGGAAATTAACGATAAATGGAATTTATTAACAGGTATTCGTTATGATCATCATAAATTAGATGCCTTAAAAAAAGATGGAAACAGAAAATTTATTATCAATAATGTAGCAAGCCCTCGTGTTTCTTTACTATTCAAACCTTTTGAAAATGGACAATTACGTGCCACTTGGGGAACAGGTTTTAGAGCGCCTCAAGCTTTTGATACCGATTTACACATGGCTTTTGCTGGTGGTGGAATTTCAAGAGTTCAACTTGCTGATGATTTAAAAAGAGAACGTTCTAATAGTTATACCGTATCTTTTAATTATGATAAACCAACCGAACATTATATTTATGGATTTACCCTAGAAAGTTTTTATACCGAATTAAATGATGCTTTTTATTTAGAAGGAATTGGAGAAGATAAATATGGCGAAATTTTCGAAAAAAGAAATGGTGACGGTGCTGTTGTAAACGGAATTACTTTAGAAGGTCGTTTAAATTACGATGGAATTATTCAGTTTGATGCAGGAGTTACCTATCAATCAAGCAAATATAATACTGCTGTAAAAAACTCTGATACTCTTGACACTAAAAAAGAATTTTTAAGAACACCTACTACTTACGGATATGCAACTGCTACTTATACTCCTAATCAAAAATTTAAAACAGCTTTAAATTTAGTTTATACTGGTAAAATGGATGTATTACATTTAGCTTCTACAGATAATTTAAGTGATGATGAGTATTTTAAATCTCCAACATTTTTTAATGTAGGGATTAAAACGAGTTATGTACTTCAATTAGAAAAACTAAAGACAAATATTGAAATTTTTGCTGGTATTAAGAATATTTTTGATGCCTATCAAACATCATTTGATATAGGTAAAGAGCGTGATAGTAATTTCATTTATGGTCCTGCAGCACCAAGAACCTATACTTTAGGTTTCAAAATATTTAACTAA
- a CDS encoding metal ABC transporter permease, producing MSSAQIEIQLIASLVAVACAIPGVFLVLRKMALISDAISHSILPGLVIGFFITHDLNSPLLILMGALSGILTVVLVEYIQKTKLVKEDTAIGLVFPALFSIGVLLIAKNANDIHLDVDAVLLGELAFAPFDRLLINGIDIGPKSLWLIGTILLITLSLLIAFFKELKVSTFDPGLATALGFSPIVIHYGLMSVASITTVGAFDAVGAILVVALMIAPAATAYLLTNDLKKMLIYAVLFGMFSAISGYWLAHYLDASISGSMITMLGFVFFLVYLFAPNSGLIAVLYRNRQQQKEVQLLTFLLHLNNHKEKRERHINHLNEHINWHKVKAKSIVELADKNNLIFIDNNIISLTEKGKTFTEKAIDYIITNDDSEIESMKKDFFLFRG from the coding sequence ATGAGTAGTGCTCAAATTGAAATACAATTAATTGCAAGTCTAGTAGCTGTAGCTTGTGCAATACCTGGCGTATTTTTGGTCTTGCGAAAAATGGCGTTAATTAGTGACGCAATTAGTCATTCTATTTTACCTGGTTTGGTTATAGGTTTTTTTATCACTCACGATTTAAATTCGCCTTTATTAATTTTAATGGGTGCTTTATCAGGAATTTTAACTGTGGTTTTAGTAGAGTATATTCAGAAAACAAAATTAGTAAAAGAAGATACTGCAATCGGATTGGTGTTTCCTGCTTTATTTAGTATCGGTGTGCTTTTAATTGCCAAAAATGCCAATGATATTCATTTAGATGTTGATGCCGTTTTATTAGGTGAATTAGCTTTTGCTCCGTTTGATAGATTATTAATTAATGGAATTGATATAGGTCCAAAATCATTATGGCTTATAGGAACTATTTTATTGATTACTTTAAGTCTTTTAATAGCCTTTTTTAAAGAATTAAAAGTGAGTACGTTTGATCCTGGTTTGGCAACAGCTTTAGGATTTTCTCCAATCGTAATTCATTACGGATTAATGAGTGTAGCCTCGATAACAACTGTCGGAGCTTTTGATGCCGTTGGCGCAATTTTAGTAGTTGCGTTAATGATTGCACCAGCAGCTACAGCATATTTATTAACAAACGATTTAAAGAAAATGTTAATCTATGCTGTACTTTTTGGAATGTTTTCGGCTATTTCAGGATATTGGCTAGCGCATTATTTAGATGCTTCTATTTCTGGTTCGATGATAACAATGCTTGGTTTTGTGTTTTTTCTGGTTTATTTATTCGCTCCAAATAGTGGTTTGATTGCTGTTTTATATCGAAATAGACAACAACAAAAAGAAGTGCAATTACTTACTTTTTTATTGCATTTAAATAATCATAAAGAAAAAAGAGAACGTCATATTAATCATTTAAACGAACATATTAATTGGCATAAAGTAAAAGCAAAATCTATTGTTGAATTGGCTGATAAAAATAATCTGATTTTTATTGATAATAATATTATATCGCTTACCGAAAAAGGAAAAACATTTACTGAAAAAGCAATCGATTATATTATTACTAATGATGATTCTGAAATTGAATCAATGAAAAAAGACTTCTTTTTATTTAGAGGATAG
- a CDS encoding TonB-dependent receptor, whose product MKKLIVITLLTLCSFVYSQDKGTISGKITDKEMNGEVLPFANVFIKGTTIGGTTDMDGKYTLSVPVGNQTIVFSFVGYQTVEKAIVVKASQPLIINQELGPNQGLSLDEVVIKATVSREKESALLLQQKKATVIVESIGALELSKKGVSDAAAATTKVAGISKQQGSNKIFVRGLGDRYNSTTLNGLPLPSNDPSYKNISLELFPTGIIQNVGISKTFSANLTSDLAGANVDISTKEHNGRKVMTIGFSSGVNSQTTGKSFKTIDGANWIGSAKNTNHNVNSLNKLPFTDNFTPKNDRAATTTNLSLSGGRRFDINEESSLTMFLVGSFNNDYLIRDGISINYQRNDGSKGSSYTSAKEYKYETSKLAMGNFAYRINSKHKVSYNTLFIHSNSQNIQDYTGTKPDVADEGEVARLILQTQNQNKLFVNQLLSNHKLSESIDVNTGFSYNSVHNDEPNRKKNLLRRNENESDYFFASGTPRNNSRYYHNLKENDLTAKVDLTKYFGGKEDNKIKLNIGYLFRNTDRIMNQYYFDYDINNQNNIANINDLSAALNQEALDNDVFRLKTHYGFGSDAITPMYYTGDKTTHAGYASLDYQITDKFFINAGARFERLQMDVRWKTPQDKDVENNFISKKENYLLPTFNLKYNITDNNVIRLAGSQTYTFPQFKEIAPFPYEGADYLEIGNPDLKPSENINIDLKWELYPSRDELISATIFGKRIKNAISRIEQNAASDNNFTYQNTGDADVLGLEVELKKNLFNLAKDEDEFTQMIKLGFNASYMYTNQTLTKKSNFSPTKKEEQLAGAAPIILNTDVSYNYKKDDKQTIASLVFNYQNEKVYSVGANFLEAIIEKSLPRLDFVLKH is encoded by the coding sequence ATGAAAAAATTAATTGTAATTACTCTTTTAACCCTTTGTAGCTTTGTGTACTCACAAGATAAAGGAACAATATCAGGTAAAATAACTGATAAAGAGATGAATGGAGAAGTATTACCTTTTGCAAATGTTTTTATAAAAGGAACAACTATCGGGGGAACAACAGATATGGATGGTAAATATACCTTAAGTGTTCCTGTAGGTAACCAAACAATAGTATTTAGTTTTGTTGGATATCAGACGGTAGAAAAAGCTATTGTAGTAAAAGCAAGTCAACCTTTAATTATTAACCAAGAATTAGGTCCTAATCAAGGTCTTTCTTTAGATGAAGTTGTAATTAAAGCAACTGTTAGTAGAGAAAAAGAAAGTGCTTTACTTTTACAACAAAAGAAAGCAACTGTAATTGTTGAAAGTATTGGAGCTCTAGAGCTTTCTAAAAAAGGAGTAAGTGATGCAGCAGCTGCTACTACGAAAGTTGCTGGAATATCTAAGCAACAAGGTTCTAATAAAATTTTTGTTAGAGGTTTAGGTGACAGATATAATAGTACAACCTTAAACGGATTACCATTACCTTCTAATGACCCTAGTTATAAAAACATATCTCTTGAGTTATTCCCTACAGGTATCATCCAAAATGTAGGAATAAGTAAAACATTTTCAGCTAACTTAACAAGTGATTTAGCTGGTGCAAATGTTGATATATCTACAAAAGAACATAACGGTAGAAAAGTTATGACGATTGGATTCTCTAGTGGTGTTAACAGTCAAACGACTGGAAAAAGCTTTAAAACTATTGATGGAGCTAACTGGATAGGTTCTGCTAAGAATACTAACCATAATGTTAATAGTTTAAATAAGTTACCTTTTACAGATAACTTTACACCTAAAAATGATCGTGCCGCAACGACAACTAATCTATCTCTTTCTGGGGGACGAAGATTTGATATAAATGAAGAATCTTCTTTAACTATGTTTTTAGTAGGGTCTTTTAACAACGACTATTTAATTAGAGATGGTATCTCTATTAACTATCAAAGAAATGATGGTTCTAAAGGAAGTAGCTATACCTCTGCTAAAGAGTATAAATATGAGACATCAAAATTAGCTATGGGTAATTTTGCTTATAGAATAAACTCAAAACATAAAGTATCTTACAATACTCTTTTTATTCATTCTAATTCACAAAACATTCAAGACTATACAGGTACTAAACCTGATGTTGCTGATGAAGGTGAAGTTGCTCGTTTAATTCTTCAAACACAAAACCAAAATAAATTATTTGTTAATCAATTATTAAGTAACCATAAATTAAGTGAAAGTATTGATGTTAATACTGGTTTTTCATATAATTCGGTTCATAATGACGAACCTAATAGAAAAAAGAATCTTTTAAGACGTAACGAAAACGAAAGCGATTATTTCTTTGCTTCGGGAACACCAAGAAATAATAGTAGATATTATCATAATTTAAAAGAAAATGATCTAACAGCTAAAGTTGATTTGACAAAGTATTTTGGAGGAAAAGAAGATAATAAAATTAAATTAAATATCGGGTATTTATTTAGAAATACAGATAGAATTATGAATCAATATTATTTTGATTATGATATCAATAACCAAAATAATATAGCTAACATTAATGATTTAAGTGCTGCATTAAATCAAGAAGCATTAGATAATGATGTTTTTCGTCTTAAAACACACTATGGTTTTGGTTCAGATGCTATAACTCCTATGTATTATACTGGAGATAAAACAACTCATGCTGGATATGCTTCTTTAGATTATCAAATTACTGATAAATTTTTTATTAATGCAGGAGCTAGATTTGAGAGATTACAAATGGATGTTAGATGGAAAACACCTCAAGATAAAGATGTAGAAAATAACTTTATTTCTAAAAAAGAAAATTATTTATTACCTACTTTCAATTTAAAATACAATATTACTGATAATAATGTTATTCGTCTTGCAGGAAGTCAAACATATACTTTTCCTCAATTTAAAGAAATAGCACCGTTTCCTTATGAAGGAGCTGATTATCTTGAAATCGGAAACCCAGATTTAAAACCTTCTGAAAATATTAATATTGATTTAAAATGGGAACTTTACCCTTCTAGAGATGAATTGATTTCAGCAACTATTTTTGGAAAACGTATTAAAAATGCTATCAGTAGAATTGAACAAAATGCTGCTTCTGATAATAATTTCACATATCAGAATACTGGAGATGCAGATGTTTTAGGTCTTGAAGTTGAGCTTAAGAAAAATTTATTCAATTTAGCTAAAGATGAAGATGAATTTACTCAAATGATTAAATTAGGATTTAATGCTAGTTATATGTATACAAACCAAACTTTAACTAAAAAATCTAATTTTAGCCCTACAAAAAAAGAAGAACAATTAGCAGGTGCTGCACCTATTATCTTAAATACTGATGTATCATACAACTATAAAAAAGATGATAAACAAACTATTGCCTCTTTAGTTTTTAATTATCAAAATGAAAAAGTATACTCAGTAGGAGCTAACTTTTTAGAAGCTATCATTGAAAAATCTCTTCCTAGGTTAGACTTTGTTTTAAAACATTGA